The Candidatus Margulisiibacteriota bacterium genome has a window encoding:
- the pstS gene encoding phosphate ABC transporter substrate-binding protein PstS — MMGIKKLLVMVGVFFSLASFGYGATNELLGAGATFPYPLYSKMFDIYSSSKGIKVNYQSIGSGGGIRQLKNKTVDFGGSDAFLSDAELKDMPGKVLHVPTCLGGVALTYELPGKPELKFTPVIIEGIFLGKINKWNDPLIQKVNPGIKLPNIAIAVVHRSDGSGTTAIFTDYLGKVSSAWKTKVGVGKSVNWPIGLGGKGNAGVAGLIRQVPGSIGYVEYSYAFQNKLPIGKVQNSSGSFIAPSIESVSVAADTKMPDDTRISITNTAAKNGYPIAGFTWILVYAEQNYEGRSAAKAQETSKLLWWMIHEGQQYTKPLDYSPLSKSALLKAENVLKTMTYNGKKLL; from the coding sequence ATGATGGGTATAAAGAAGCTTCTGGTTATGGTAGGTGTGTTTTTCTCCCTCGCAAGTTTTGGTTACGGCGCAACGAATGAGCTGCTTGGTGCGGGTGCGACGTTTCCGTATCCATTATACTCGAAAATGTTCGATATATACTCTTCTTCAAAAGGAATTAAGGTTAATTATCAATCAATAGGGTCCGGCGGCGGAATTAGACAGCTCAAGAACAAGACTGTCGATTTTGGCGGTTCCGATGCTTTTCTCTCAGATGCCGAATTGAAAGACATGCCGGGAAAAGTTCTGCATGTGCCTACCTGTTTAGGCGGAGTTGCTTTGACCTATGAACTTCCCGGTAAACCTGAACTCAAATTTACTCCGGTAATTATCGAAGGAATATTTTTAGGAAAGATTAATAAATGGAATGATCCGCTTATACAAAAAGTGAATCCGGGCATAAAGCTGCCTAATATTGCTATTGCTGTTGTGCATCGCTCGGACGGAAGCGGGACTACTGCAATTTTTACTGATTATTTAGGGAAAGTTAGTAGCGCATGGAAAACCAAGGTTGGTGTAGGTAAGTCCGTTAACTGGCCGATAGGACTCGGAGGAAAAGGTAACGCAGGCGTAGCCGGACTTATTAGACAGGTTCCTGGCAGCATTGGCTATGTTGAATACTCCTATGCATTTCAGAATAAGTTGCCGATAGGTAAAGTGCAGAACTCCAGCGGCAGTTTCATTGCACCGTCGATTGAGAGCGTAAGTGTAGCAGCCGATACCAAGATGCCTGACGATACGAGAATATCCATTACTAACACTGCAGCTAAGAATGGCTATCCTATTGCCGGATTCACCTGGATACTGGTATACGCAGAACAGAATTATGAGGGCAGATCAGCTGCGAAAGCGCAAGAAACCTCGAAACTACTCTGGTGGATGATCCACGAAGGACAGCAGTATACGAAGCCCCTCGATTATTCTCCGCTATCCAAGTCAGCGCTATTGAAGGCAGAAAATGTGCTTAAAACAATGACCTATAACGGGAAGAAGTTGTTATAA
- the pstC gene encoding phosphate ABC transporter permease subunit PstC, with product MEKAKVNKNITGNPDGVFRGILYIAAIFMVVLLLAIFVTLLVQSMPSIRKLGLSFFYNQIWDPVSGEFGALPFFVGTLLTSFLALLISVPFSLSISIFLGEYYKEGFVSGLLRSAIELLAGIPSVIYGFWGLFVLVPVVRALEIKLGVLPYGVGIFTAALILAIMIVPYSSALAREVINLVPTDLKEAALSLGATKFEVIRYVVIPYARSGILAGLLLSLGRALGETMAVTMVIGNANYLPTSIFASANTMASAIANEFAEAADNLYLASLVEMALLLFIVTMIINIIGKYIIKKFSVEV from the coding sequence ATGGAAAAAGCTAAGGTAAATAAAAACATAACGGGTAATCCTGATGGTGTGTTCCGAGGAATACTTTACATCGCGGCAATATTTATGGTTGTTTTGCTATTAGCTATTTTCGTTACGCTTCTGGTCCAGTCGATGCCTTCGATCAGGAAGCTGGGACTGTCATTTTTTTATAACCAGATCTGGGACCCGGTATCTGGCGAATTTGGAGCGTTGCCATTTTTCGTAGGAACTCTTCTTACCTCCTTTTTAGCCCTTTTAATTTCTGTCCCGTTTTCACTTTCAATATCGATTTTTCTTGGAGAATACTATAAAGAAGGATTTGTTTCGGGTCTACTTAGGAGCGCGATTGAGCTATTAGCAGGAATCCCGTCGGTAATCTACGGGTTTTGGGGGTTATTTGTACTGGTTCCGGTAGTTCGCGCATTGGAAATAAAGCTCGGTGTCTTACCCTATGGCGTTGGAATATTTACTGCGGCCTTGATTTTGGCGATAATGATTGTCCCTTACTCTTCAGCATTAGCCCGTGAGGTTATTAATCTCGTTCCGACTGATCTGAAAGAAGCGGCATTGTCTCTGGGGGCAACCAAATTCGAAGTTATTCGATATGTTGTTATTCCATATGCCCGTTCAGGTATTTTGGCGGGGCTGTTATTGTCACTGGGAAGGGCTCTCGGCGAGACGATGGCTGTTACCATGGTAATCGGGAATGCTAATTATCTCCCTACTTCCATCTTTGCCTCTGCCAATACAATGGCGAGTGCAATCGCGAATGAATTCGCAGAAGCGGCAGACAACTTATATTTGGCAAGTCTGGTAGAAATGGCGCTCCTGCTCTTTATTGTAACGATGATAATTAACATTATTGGGAAATATATTATTAAGAAGTTTAGTGTCGAGGTATAG
- the pstA gene encoding phosphate ABC transporter permease PtsA has translation MKNGVNSRLVKDKIFLSIVIFFSFLSILPLLFILFYIVKNGFGVLSLDFITQLPKPVGETGGGISNAIIGTFILIGIASILSMPLGIGIGIYLAENKSGKLPYIVRLCAEVLQGIPSIVIGIIAWIWIVVQIGSFSALSGGIALGMLMLPIIVRSTEETLKLIPTSLKEASLALGVPYYRTILKVVLPTGISGIVTGILLSISRVAGETAPLLFTAFGSPYMNTNIMKPVNSLPALIFNYATSPYEDWLSAAWGASLVLVLLVLILNFIAKVVTKKWKVQF, from the coding sequence ATGAAAAATGGCGTAAATAGTCGATTAGTAAAAGACAAGATATTTTTATCAATTGTAATATTTTTCTCTTTTTTGTCAATTTTGCCTTTGCTGTTTATCCTTTTTTACATTGTTAAAAATGGATTCGGGGTCCTGAGCCTGGATTTCATTACTCAGTTGCCTAAGCCCGTCGGTGAGACCGGGGGCGGTATCTCGAATGCTATTATCGGAACATTTATTCTTATCGGTATAGCGAGCATTCTATCAATGCCTTTAGGTATCGGGATCGGTATTTATCTGGCTGAGAATAAGTCCGGGAAACTTCCCTATATAGTGAGATTATGTGCTGAGGTATTGCAGGGCATCCCCTCTATCGTTATTGGAATTATTGCCTGGATATGGATTGTCGTACAAATAGGTTCATTTTCGGCCTTGTCGGGAGGTATCGCACTTGGAATGCTAATGTTGCCGATTATTGTTCGATCTACAGAAGAGACTCTTAAGCTGATTCCCACATCATTGAAAGAAGCTTCGTTAGCGTTGGGGGTCCCCTATTACAGGACCATCCTTAAAGTCGTTTTGCCAACTGGAATAAGCGGCATAGTAACAGGGATTCTTCTTAGTATTTCACGAGTTGCCGGAGAGACGGCACCGCTATTATTTACTGCTTTTGGAAGCCCGTATATGAATACGAATATTATGAAACCGGTTAACTCATTACCGGCGCTCATATTTAATTATGCGACAAGTCCCTACGAGGATTGGCTTAGTGCCGCCTGGGGAGCTTCGCTTGTATTAGTTTTATTAGTATTAATACTAAATTTTATTGCAAAAGTGGTGACAAAAAAATGGAAAGTCCAGTTTTAA
- the pstB gene encoding phosphate ABC transporter ATP-binding protein, translating into MESPVLTIKNFCAGFGDHQILKDINMSFPTNMVTAIMGPSGCGKTTLIRCINRMHELTPNTTSSGHILLHDEDLYELNPINVRRKIGMVFQRPNPFPTMSIYDNVIAGYKLNGIKINKIDKDRIVEESLKKAALWEEVKDFLHKKGTFLSGGQQQRLCIARALAMNPDVLLLDEPTSALDPKATAHIEELISELNTMVTIILVTHNIAQAARISDYTAFLFLGELVEFGTTQKLFTVPEDKRTEEYLSGKFG; encoded by the coding sequence ATGGAAAGTCCAGTTTTAACGATCAAAAATTTTTGTGCAGGATTTGGCGACCATCAAATATTGAAAGATATTAATATGTCGTTTCCTACCAATATGGTTACGGCAATCATGGGACCTTCCGGTTGCGGAAAAACGACACTTATCCGATGCATTAACCGGATGCACGAACTAACGCCGAACACGACCAGTTCCGGGCATATATTGTTGCATGATGAAGACCTCTACGAACTTAACCCTATCAATGTAAGGAGAAAGATCGGGATGGTATTTCAGCGTCCCAATCCTTTTCCTACCATGAGTATTTATGACAATGTCATCGCCGGCTATAAATTGAACGGTATAAAAATAAATAAGATCGATAAAGATAGGATCGTTGAAGAATCGCTTAAGAAAGCTGCCCTTTGGGAGGAAGTAAAAGATTTCCTTCACAAAAAAGGAACATTTTTGTCAGGTGGTCAGCAACAGCGATTATGCATTGCACGAGCGCTTGCCATGAACCCTGACGTGCTGCTTCTTGACGAGCCGACATCGGCATTAGACCCGAAAGCAACTGCGCATATCGAAGAATTGATCTCAGAGCTCAATACTATGGTAACGATTATTCTTGTTACTCACAATATTGCCCAGGCTGCGAGAATATCCGACTATACAGCCTTTTTGTTTTTAGGGGAGCTCGTAGAATTCGGTACAACCCAGAAGTTATTTACTGTGCCTGAAGACAAGAGAACAGAAGAATATTTGTCAGGGAAGTTTGGCTAG
- the phoU gene encoding phosphate transport system regulatory protein PhoU, protein MLNDRITSLKKELIEYATLVESMIEKGIKGLVNKDKDVLTEIIEENETKANNFELELDEICTTLIAQYEPRARDLRTILMVLKMNNDLERMADHAVNIAESALYLIERPVIKPYMDIPRMGEITTTMLRNSIDSFINENAELARQVCETDIDVDNLRSQIMRELITYMTSDNTTIERALHLLRISSNLERIADLSTNICEDIVFMVKGKIIKHHKDEI, encoded by the coding sequence ATGTTAAACGATAGGATCACATCATTAAAAAAAGAACTCATTGAATATGCCACTCTGGTAGAATCAATGATCGAAAAAGGAATTAAAGGCCTGGTTAATAAGGACAAAGATGTTTTAACGGAAATAATAGAAGAAAATGAGACTAAGGCCAATAATTTTGAGCTGGAGTTAGACGAAATATGTACTACCTTGATTGCTCAATATGAACCGCGAGCAAGGGATTTGAGAACTATTCTTATGGTCTTAAAGATGAACAACGATCTTGAACGTATGGCCGATCATGCGGTCAATATAGCTGAAAGCGCGTTATATCTCATTGAGAGACCGGTCATTAAGCCTTATATGGATATCCCAAGGATGGGAGAGATCACGACAACCATGCTGCGTAACAGTATCGATTCCTTTATTAATGAAAATGCGGAATTGGCACGACAGGTGTGCGAAACGGACATCGACGTTGATAACCTTCGCAGCCAGATTATGAGGGAACTTATTACCTATATGACCTCGGATAACACTACCATCGAGCGTGCTCTGCATTTATTGCGGATTTCCAGCAATTTGGAGCGTATTGCCGATCTTTCAACCAATATTTGTGAAGATATCGTTTTCATGGTAAAGGGTAAGATAATTAAGCATCACAAAGACGAGATTTAG
- a CDS encoding DNA mismatch repair protein MutS — MAKLKLDLHDIYNKGSMIDAELNRIIDEAIEKKISLIEIIPGKGSGQLKKSVLRFLNLPHIKRLYHRIDKDSKNFGRIFVHFKH, encoded by the coding sequence ATGGCAAAATTGAAATTAGACCTTCATGATATCTATAACAAAGGCTCCATGATTGATGCGGAATTGAACCGCATTATCGATGAAGCTATAGAAAAAAAGATAAGCCTCATTGAAATTATCCCTGGAAAAGGAAGCGGACAACTAAAGAAATCAGTATTGAGGTTTCTCAATCTCCCCCATATCAAAAGGCTCTATCACCGGATCGACAAAGACAGCAAAAATTTCGGCAGAATATTTGTTCATTTCAAGCATTGA
- a CDS encoding transcriptional regulator: MVVKKKTFKIANTIKAMSHPARLQILEDLIPAKDGFNVSTIQKLLKIPQSAVSQHLSLLKTSGILDSRRNGVEIFYYIKDEKTKELIEHILSL; encoded by the coding sequence ATGGTTGTAAAAAAGAAAACTTTTAAAATCGCTAATACAATTAAAGCAATGAGCCACCCGGCGCGTTTGCAAATTTTAGAAGATTTGATTCCGGCGAAAGATGGGTTCAATGTATCCACGATTCAAAAATTGCTAAAGATACCTCAATCGGCAGTATCACAGCACCTTTCACTATTAAAAACGAGTGGAATTTTAGACTCGAGAAGAAATGGAGTCGAAATATTCTATTATATAAAAGACGAAAAAACTAAAGAGCTTATTGAGCACATACTTTCACTTTAG
- the glmS gene encoding glutamine--fructose-6-phosphate transaminase (isomerizing) produces the protein MCGIFGYLGSKDCVDMIIDGLKKLEYRGYDSSGITTLHEGKLNVTKCVGKIVELEKVISTSTMQGCIGLGHTRWATHGETTHDNSHPHTDCSGEIVLVHNGIIENYSLLKSKLIAKGHIFRSDTDTEVLAHLIEESFQGNLEEAVLESLKQVEGTYAIGVIAKKDPNKIVVAKNASPLIIGCGKNEYFITSDISAILKYNRDVIYLEDKEIAIISPEGIVVKDIKGKTLVKEIVTVMMDASTAEKEGYPHFMAKEIHEQPRAVMETFAGRSFMREGMINLSGINLEKKELTKFNRVVITACGTSLHAGLVGEFMIEKFAHIPVEVEYAAEFRYRNPIIDNKTLVIAISQSGETADTIAAIKEAKLKGAKVLSVCNVMNSTVARESDGVIYTRAGLEIGVASTKAFTTQIVLLYLLSIFLGEIRYILSKDEVKSLLKELDLLPRKIEKVFKNEHKIMKICKKFYTTRNFLYLGRGIGFPVALEGALKLKEISYIHAEGYSAAEMKHGPIALIDEYMPVVVIALKGRSYEKIMGNIEEVKARRGVVIAIATEGDKHIAEKVNEVVYIPDTIEELSSILSVIPLQILAYHIAVMRGCNVDQPRNLAKSVTVE, from the coding sequence ATGTGTGGAATATTTGGGTATCTAGGCAGTAAAGACTGCGTGGACATGATAATAGATGGTCTTAAGAAATTGGAATATCGTGGATATGATTCCTCTGGAATTACGACTTTGCACGAAGGTAAGCTGAATGTTACAAAATGCGTTGGAAAAATTGTAGAACTTGAGAAAGTAATCTCAACCAGTACTATGCAGGGATGTATCGGGCTAGGACATACCCGATGGGCAACACACGGGGAAACAACTCATGATAATAGTCATCCGCATACGGATTGTTCGGGAGAAATTGTTCTCGTACATAATGGCATTATCGAGAATTATAGCCTCTTAAAATCCAAACTTATTGCTAAAGGGCACATATTTCGATCCGATACGGATACAGAAGTTCTTGCCCATCTCATTGAAGAAAGTTTCCAGGGAAATTTAGAGGAAGCTGTACTTGAATCGTTAAAGCAAGTTGAAGGGACATACGCCATTGGTGTTATCGCAAAGAAAGACCCCAATAAAATTGTAGTGGCAAAAAATGCTTCACCACTTATTATTGGCTGTGGAAAAAATGAATATTTCATTACTTCGGATATTTCCGCAATACTTAAGTACAATCGTGATGTGATCTATTTAGAGGATAAGGAGATCGCAATTATTTCTCCCGAAGGTATCGTTGTTAAAGATATTAAAGGAAAGACTCTGGTGAAAGAAATTGTAACTGTTATGATGGATGCTTCGACTGCAGAAAAAGAAGGCTATCCTCATTTTATGGCCAAAGAAATCCATGAACAGCCTCGGGCAGTAATGGAGACCTTTGCCGGAAGAAGTTTTATGAGGGAGGGAATGATTAACCTCTCGGGAATTAATCTTGAGAAAAAAGAATTAACCAAATTTAATCGGGTGGTAATAACAGCCTGTGGTACTTCACTGCATGCAGGATTAGTCGGGGAGTTTATGATCGAGAAGTTTGCGCATATTCCCGTAGAAGTAGAATACGCTGCTGAGTTCAGATATAGGAACCCGATCATTGATAATAAGACGTTGGTTATTGCCATAAGCCAGTCCGGAGAAACTGCAGATACTATTGCTGCAATAAAAGAGGCGAAACTTAAAGGAGCGAAAGTCCTTTCAGTTTGCAATGTAATGAACAGTACGGTGGCAAGAGAATCTGACGGTGTTATTTATACCAGAGCAGGTCTTGAGATAGGCGTTGCTTCCACGAAAGCATTTACTACTCAGATCGTGTTGCTTTATTTATTATCTATTTTTCTTGGTGAAATACGCTATATACTATCAAAAGATGAAGTGAAGTCTTTACTTAAAGAATTAGACCTGTTGCCTAGAAAAATTGAAAAAGTATTTAAAAACGAACACAAAATAATGAAAATTTGCAAGAAATTTTATACTACCAGGAATTTTCTCTATCTTGGGAGAGGTATCGGATTTCCAGTTGCGCTGGAAGGTGCTTTAAAATTAAAAGAGATATCGTATATTCATGCTGAAGGGTATTCGGCAGCAGAAATGAAACATGGCCCGATTGCTTTGATTGATGAATATATGCCTGTTGTTGTAATAGCGTTAAAAGGACGCAGCTACGAGAAGATTATGGGGAATATCGAGGAGGTTAAAGCAAGGCGTGGTGTTGTTATTGCTATTGCCACAGAAGGGGATAAACATATTGCTGAAAAGGTAAATGAAGTTGTTTATATTCCTGACACAATAGAGGAACTCTCTTCAATATTGTCCGTTATTCCTTTGCAAATATTAGCATATCACATTGCTGTAATGCGAGGGTGCAATGTCGATCAGCCAAGAAATTTAGCCAAAAGTGTTACTGTGGAATAA
- a CDS encoding ABC transporter substrate-binding protein produces MELFFKKLVGMALVLSIAIICAVSVTAAQVTEVNMWIMPNSNKSQADLEEVLAKFHREHKDIKVRLTILDWGAAWPKITTAATSGDVPDIVQLGTTWVSSISAMGALEDFSARVNEIGGSSAFLPSSWKTASVEGSDKITAIPWFVDARAMFYRTDVFKKLKIKPSDIDTWEGLELALQKIKDANLVIDGVKVNPLGFTGKNDWNVIHNLAPWIWGAGGEFLTKDNKASAIDSDEVVNGLSYYLGLVRKGFVPLDCLEQNTAQVSTGFDNGQYAIVFDGPYKIKSLTTPSQRGGALDTIAAKRFGILPYPKGPEGQYTFIGGNDLGIFKASKKKDAAWEVVKYLSSPEAQLHYAKLTGYLPATKKALADPYFTKDINRKVYVEVVKNGKTYPTIPAWGLLENVLIRRFGVMWDHLLGSIRK; encoded by the coding sequence ATGGAACTTTTTTTTAAAAAATTAGTAGGAATGGCACTTGTTTTATCTATAGCGATTATCTGTGCAGTCTCAGTGACTGCTGCCCAAGTTACTGAAGTTAATATGTGGATTATGCCAAACAGTAACAAATCTCAGGCAGACCTTGAAGAAGTCTTAGCAAAATTCCATAGAGAACATAAAGACATAAAAGTAAGATTAACTATCCTTGACTGGGGTGCTGCATGGCCGAAAATTACCACAGCTGCTACTAGTGGAGATGTTCCGGATATCGTTCAGCTTGGTACAACGTGGGTGAGTTCAATATCAGCAATGGGAGCGTTAGAAGATTTTTCAGCTAGAGTTAACGAGATTGGCGGATCCTCAGCATTTCTTCCGTCCTCATGGAAAACTGCTAGTGTAGAGGGCTCTGACAAAATTACAGCAATCCCATGGTTTGTAGACGCTCGTGCTATGTTCTATAGAACGGATGTTTTCAAAAAACTTAAAATTAAACCTTCGGACATCGATACATGGGAAGGATTAGAATTGGCGTTACAAAAGATTAAAGATGCTAATCTTGTTATTGATGGTGTTAAGGTAAATCCTCTTGGCTTTACTGGAAAAAACGACTGGAATGTAATTCATAATCTGGCTCCATGGATATGGGGTGCAGGAGGAGAATTCTTAACAAAAGATAATAAAGCTTCTGCAATTGATTCTGATGAAGTAGTAAATGGACTTAGCTATTATTTGGGATTAGTTAGGAAAGGCTTTGTTCCTCTCGATTGCTTAGAGCAGAATACTGCACAAGTGAGTACCGGTTTCGATAATGGTCAATATGCTATAGTATTTGATGGCCCTTATAAAATAAAGTCGTTGACCACACCTTCTCAACGAGGTGGCGCCCTTGATACAATAGCGGCAAAAAGGTTTGGGATTTTGCCCTACCCAAAGGGACCTGAAGGACAATATACTTTTATAGGCGGAAATGATTTGGGAATTTTTAAGGCGAGCAAAAAGAAAGATGCTGCGTGGGAAGTAGTAAAATATTTATCTTCACCTGAAGCACAACTCCATTATGCTAAGTTGACGGGGTACTTGCCGGCAACTAAAAAAGCACTTGCTGATCCTTACTTTACTAAGGATATTAATCGTAAGGTTTATGTTGAAGTAGTAAAGAATGGGAAGACTTATCCTACGATACCAGCATGGGGATTACTTGAAAATGTGCTGATAAGAAGATTCGGAGTAATGTGGGATCATTTGTTGGGTTCAATAAGAAAATAA